A single genomic interval of Schistocerca gregaria isolate iqSchGreg1 unplaced genomic scaffold, iqSchGreg1.2 ptg000400l, whole genome shotgun sequence harbors:
- the LOC126311224 gene encoding LOW QUALITY PROTEIN: phosphate carrier protein, mitochondrial-like (The sequence of the model RefSeq protein was modified relative to this genomic sequence to represent the inferred CDS: inserted 2 bases in 2 codons; deleted 1 base in 1 codon), with protein MDSSKIELYTLKYYAYCMFGGVLSCGITHTAVTPLDLLKCRKQVGHATSFKSVVTQDGIRGLYLGWGPTFIGYSLQGAFKFGLYEVFKHTYSEAAGKENSIKYKDALWLMASASAEVFADIALCPWEAVKVRIQTSDPNKIPRAFPRTLREGMPXIVANEGINGLYKGLTPLWGRQVPYTMMKFWAFERSVDALYKYVVPKPRGDCTKVEQLGVTALAGYIAGIFCAVVSHPADSVISKLNQYETSPGLMSIVRELGPVGIWXGLGMRFFMIGTLTSFQWFIYDSFKVAVGFPGSGGTSAIASASK; from the exons ATGGATTCTTCCAAAATTGAGTTGTACACGCTGAAGTACTACGCGTATTGCATGTTCGGAGGCGTGCTGTCGTGTGGGATCACCCACACGGCGGTGACGCCGTTGGACTTGCTCAAATGCCGCAAACAA GTGGGGCACGCGACCTCTTTCAAGAGCGTGGTGACGCAAGATGGGATTCGGGGGTTGTACCTGGGTTGG GGGCCTACGTTCATAGGTTATTCATTGCAGGGTGCATTCAAATTTGG TTTGTACGAGGTTTTCAAGCACACTTATTCGGAGGCGGCTGGAAAGGAGAATTCCATCAAGTACAAGGATGCGTTGTGGCTGATGGCATCCGCGTCGGCTGAGGTGTTTGCGGATATAGCGTTGTGTCCTTGGGAGGCTGTCAAGGTTCGCATTCAGACGTCTGACCCCAACAAGATTCCACGCGCCTTTCCCAGGACCTTGCGTGAGGGGATGC GGATTGTGGCGAACGAGGGCATTAACGGCCTGTACAAGGGGCTCACGCCGTTGTGGGGCAGACAGGTTCCCTACACGATGATGAAGTTTTGGGCGTTCGAGAGGTCGGTGGACGCGTTGTACAAGTACGTCGTTCCCAAGCCTAGAGGCGACTGCACGAAGGTAGAGCAGTTGGGCGTCACTGCGTTGGCGGGGTACATTGCGGGGATCTTCTGCGCGGTGGTGTCGCATCCTGCCGATTCTGTCATATCGAAGCTCAACCAATACGAGACGAGTCCGGGACTTATGTCCATAGTTAGAGAGCTCGGTCCGGTTGGCATAT AGGGGTTGGGCATGAGGTTTTTCATGATTGGAACGCTCACGTCGTTCCAGTGGTTCATATATGATTCTTTCAAAGTGGCGGTCGGATTTCCGGGATCGGGGGGCACATCGGCCATCGCATCGGcgtcaaaataa
- the LOC126311179 gene encoding type I restriction enyme HindI endonuclease subunit-like, with product MPGCRDPYYDLIVVLSDRILLEDQLADAITSFLSPHKIFDCVRSKSSSDLSKLLVGLKFRIVITTIQKFLGLSDQIQVYRAVAIIVDEAHRSHGKSLTRKLHRFLTGESRQSRRITYFSFTCTPNANSLEMFGVRRDDTIAPFYTYSMKEAVEDRVILDVLGDYTTVTAVASVSVRAEAREKIVERGFEATRALFEETSSARCGMEQKAKFVVSHLVRKLQKAGNGFCAKAMLVVPNRPTILEYKLLIEKEIELLPAGQRFAVVACFAPFFASERCEAGSDARPTSERDERVNGVYHKDALGAFKDPGSMVKLVVVADKLRTGFDEPMLSIMYIDRKLSGEGAVQTIGRLSRIASGKTQVCVVDFVNSRSEIVEAFRGYWGTTTLSALRRPPVEKAELDSLASYLNSVGVARSEGSEGLEKRVGRSHLEACLLRYCELCDRLQTESGELSYRRAMAALKQLECKRASRAMGELIECVNVSVLGLRVNGSGKLCIGEGTHELKIRKQTLQALKFSSSPKIVAPV from the exons ATGCCTGGATGCAGGGATCCATATTACGACCTTATAGTGGTGTTGAGCGATCGAATTTTGCTCGAAGACCAGCTCGCCGACGCGATCACTTCGTTCCTGTCGCCTCATAAAATATTCGACTGCgtacgttccaagtcgagctctgATTTGAGCAAGCTGCTCGTTGGACTCAAATTCAGGATCGTGATCACGACGATTCAGAAGTTCTTGGGTCTCTCAGACCAGATTCAAGTGTATAGAGCAGTCGCGATCATAGTCGATGAGGCGCATCGCAGCCACGGAAAGAGTTTGAccaggaaattgcatcggtttttgaCGGGTGAGAGTCGTCAGAGTCGTCGAATCACCTACTTTTCGTTCACTTGCACGCCGAATGCGAATTCGCTGGAGATGTTTGGGGTTCGGAGGGACGACACGATCGCGCCGTTCTACACGTACAGCATGAAAGAAGCAGTAGAAGACCGAGTGATCCTGGACGTCTTGGGGGACTACACGACGGTGACGGCAGTCGCGTCCGTTTCAGTGAGGGCAGAGGCGCGAGAGAAGATCGTCGAGCGTGGATTTGAGGCGACGAGGGCGCTTTTTGAGGAGACGAGTTCGGCTCGGTGCGGAATGGAACAGAAGGCCAAGTTTGTGGTTTCTCATCTAGTTCGAAAGTTGCAGAAGGCGGGCAACGGGTTCTGCGCGAAGGCAATGCTTGTGGTGCCGAACAGGCCGACGATATTGGAATACAAGTTGTTGATAGAGAAGGAGATAGAGCTGTTGCCGGCCGGCCAGAGATTTGCGGTGGTTGCTTGCTTTGCACCTTTTTTCGCGTCAGAACGTTGCGAGGCGGGGAGCGACGCACGTCCGACGAGCGAGAGAGACGAGCGAGTTAACGGAGTGTATCACAAAGATGCGCTGGGGGCATTCAAAGATCCAGGCAGTATGGTCAAGTTGGTCGTGGTGGCTGACAAGCTGAGGACCGGATTTGACGAGCCCATGTTGTCGATCATGTACATAGATCGGAAGTTGTCCGGAGAGGGTGCGGTTCAGACCATTGGGCGTCTATCCAGAATAGCATCCGGGAAGACGCAAGTGTGCGTAGTCGACTTTGTGAATTCGAGAAGCGAGATCGTAGAGGCGTTTCGAGGGTACTGGGGAACGACGACCTTGTCGGCTCTGAGGAGGCCTCCGGTCGAGAAGGCCGAATTGGACAGTTTGGCGTCCTATTTGAACTCGGTTGGCGTCGCGCGCTCGGAGGGGTCCGAGGGTTTGGAGAAGCGCGTAGGGAGGTCCCATTTGGAGGCGTGCTTGTTGAGGTACTGCGAGTTATGTGACCGCTTGCAGACGGAGAGCGGAGAGCTGTCCTACAGGCGCGCGATGGCCGCGTTGAAGCAACTGGAGTGCAAGAGGGCGAGTCGAGCGATGGGCGAGCTGATAGAATGTGTGAATGTGTCGGTGTTGGGCTTGAGAGTGAACGGTAGCGGAAAGCTGTGCATAGGGGAAGGGACGCACGAG CTCAAGATCCGCAAGCAGACCCTCCAGGCACTCAAGTTCTCTTCTAGCCCTAAGATAGTCGCACCCGTGTAA
- the LOC126311223 gene encoding uncharacterized protein LOC126311223, whose translation MEGTHYQIHGSSGEKRRVSDLKWIQDNFENLYQRYVINKTDSATSNPPILRFSPPCSKPMLDAFKHCFLLGCRAPTSSGGRALASVTAIHHPADADKGHQSCQTSSDHHLFDNTENVELLKNERAPPPDDLSIPLQRPSPYVSPRYEPAPMCSPVSQPLTPISFDHLPNTHNKNQYTNADRCSSVDSRTQTPMFAETKPTSAPPPANRSNPHDAGSDRSYQPDPSLDEMSIHAQKSTFSDPSEASILSIPSAPLTRRRKDALSKPYPTDVIRRRLMSLEELDSPAAVPTTFFCIVKKHPRQELRDTELGASRERTDGRITGTSWSRLEERLNAGNRPKEVPRAPAVMLSVDQVKKLIFPTIQTLIESRIIYHHDILYDEEGFLEDVTVSPNMELIGVKKTFLSIDDLILNTTRNTMQFREAHVSNGSMGIVNLSKKASNGPVLTFHPQRRPLWTTLQAYYHLKLSPVFLRRCIAAAAFANSKKKAQGSSSDSKDAPTSPTQTASQAVDARQRMGDWAPTPSGQEEPSRKKKRVNKYMSSLKVLPMVGPRSKQRSKG comes from the exons ATGGAGGGCACACATTATCAAATCCATGGCTCATCGGGCGAAAAACGTCGCGTTTCAGATCTGAAGTGGATCCAAGACAATTTCGAAAATCT ATATCAACGTTACGTGATCAACAAGACAGACTCGGCTACGTCGAATCCTCCTATCCTACGTTTCTCGCCCCCTTGTTCCAAGCCTATGCTAGATGCTTTCAAGCACTGCTTCCTGCTTGGATGTCGCGCACCCACATCATCAGGTGGTCGCGCGCTCGCATCTGTCACTGCGATTCATCATCCGGCAGACGCAGACAAAGGTCACCAAAGCTGTCAAACTTCAAGCGACCATCATCTTTTTGACAATACTGAAAATGTAGAACTGTTGAAAAACGAACGAGCACCTCCACCGGACGACCTGAGCATTCCTCTGCAGCGACCATCGCCTTACGTTTCTCCTCGGTACGAGCCAGCTCCAATGTGTTCGCCGGTCAGCCAGCCCCTCACGCCCATCTCCTTCGACCATCTACCCAATACACACAACAAGAATCAATATACGAACGCAGACCGGTGCTCTTCCGTAGACTCACGGACCCAGACACCAATGTTCGCAGAAACGAAGCCAACCTCAGCTCCTCCTCCTGCAAACAGATCAAATCCTCACGACGCCGGCTCTGACCGCTCCTACCAGCCAGACCCGTCCTTGGACGAGATGTCGATTCACGCCCAAAAAAGTACCTTTTCGGATCCGAGCGAAGCGTCAATTCTGTCAATTCCGTCGGCTCCACTGACTCGTCGGCGAAAGGACGCCCTTTCGAAGCCGTACCCCACAGACGTCATCAGACGTCGCCTGATGTCGCTAGAGGAGCTGGACTCGCCAGCGGCAGTGCCCACAACTTTTTTTTGTATAGTAAAAAAGCACCCGCGTCAGGAGCTCCGTGACACGGAGCTTGGCGCAAGTCGCGAGCGAACGGACGGACGCATCACCGGAACGAGCTGGTCCCGGCTGGAGGAGCGACTCAATGCCGGGAACAGACCGAAAGAGGTGCCTAGAGCGCCTGCAGTTATGTTGTCCGTTGACCAAGTCAAAAAGCTGATCTTTCCGACCATCCAAACGCTGATTGAGTCTAGGATCATCTACCACCATGATATTTTGTACGACGAAGAAGGGTTCCTGGAAGACGTCACCGTATCTCCAAACATGGAGCTGATCGGAGTGAAAAAGACGTTTCTGTCCATCGACGATCTGATCTTGAACACGACAAGAAACACCATGCAATTTCGAGAGGCGCACGTCTCAAACGGTTCTATGGGCATCGTGAACCTCAGCAAGAAGGCAAGTAACGGCCCCGTCCTGACGTTCCACCCACAGCGGAGGCCCCTGTGGACGACTCTGCAAGCATACTACCATTTGAAATTGAGTCCTGTCTTCCTGAGGAGGTGTATCGCGGCGGCCGCGTTCGCAAATTCAAAAAAAAAAGCGCAAGGCAGCTCTTCTGACTCGAAAGACGCACCGACTTCCCCCACACAGACGGCCTCTCAGGCGGTGGATGCGCGACAGCGCATGGGAGACTGGGCGCCGACACCGTCGGGCCAGGAGGAGCCGTCCAGGAAAAAGAAAAGGGTCAACAAGTACATGTCGAGTCTGAAAGTCCTCCCGATGGTGGGACCGAGGTCGAAACAAAGAAGCAAAGGCTGA
- the LOC126311227 gene encoding protein ABHD11-like → MWFRVGRALSDRSFCTLAGAVDLHAEVLRRNSGRSMVVLHGLFGSISNWREVGKSIAQRCEVDVHLLDMRNHGRSPHTERMDYPLMALDVLKYAEREKLGSFVLMGHSMVRGVGGSVELGAERGVDVGRVAKGGKTAMLFASRYPELVEKLVVVDISPVNGGARSVELQLDIMRKLKRIDVKRVGSLREADEVCKRYIDVRGEWGVCVCFFFAGLRGS, encoded by the exons ATGTGGTTCAGAGTTGGTCGCGCGTTATCTGACAGGTCCTTTTGCACGTTGGCGGGGGCGGTGGACCTGCACGCGGAGGTGTTGAGGAGGAATAGCGGGAGGTCGATGGTGGTGCTGCACGGGTTGTTTGGGTCGATTAGCAATTGGAGGGAGGTGGGGAAGAGCATTGCGCAGAGG TGCGAAGTGGACGTGCACCTGCTCGACATGCGCAACCACGGGAGGAGTCCGCACACGGAGAGAATGGACTATCCGTTGATGGCGCTGGACGTGCTGAAGTACGCCGAGAGGGAGAAGCTGGGGAGTTTCGTGTTGATGGGTCACAGCATGGTACGCGGAGTTGGGGGGAGTGTTGAGTTGGGGGCGGAGCGGGGAGTTGACGTGGGTCGTGTTGCGAAGGGTGGAAAGACGGCGATGCTGTTCGCATCGAGGTACCCGGAGTTGGTGGAGAAGTTGGTGGTGGTGGACATTTCTCCGGTGAACGGAGGGGCTAGGAGCGTGGAGTTGCAGTTGGACATAATGAGGAAGTTGAAGAGGATAGACGTGAAGAGGGTTGGGTCGCTGAGAGAGGCGGACGAGGTGTGCAAGCGGTACATAGACGTACGTGGTGAgtggggcgtgtgtgtgtgttttttttttgcggGTTTGAGAGGGAGTTGA